A genomic segment from Orrella daihaiensis encodes:
- the cydD gene encoding thiol reductant ABC exporter subunit CydD: MQADTTDSDTLSVDSRPASKSASASFLGHIKKEAKPSLRLFSLAAAMATIGTVAFSAAVALIVDAAMHEQTPPAWLWLLGIAGIGTRLLANLWRDRIAQTLSVAVRTRLRDELTAQTTQSGPHLLARQGNTAWWAHQCLEQIDALHGYLARYLPAKQATAIIPVIIIAVTLATDWIAGLLILLATPIIPIFMILIGWGTESVHRAQQDQQASLAAHLMDRLQALPWLRRMGAIKQTELGVEQAAQDYRKISMRVLRVAFLSSATLEFFSAVSIGLMAIYIGFALIGLVSFGPADQITLATGLFMLMLAPECFMPLRQLAQAHHDMNAAKASAEVLQPLFSDLAGQTAHTQNMPQTTSESHLWADTGQPVAARVDKVTVTWPDAHTPVLADIDLIVPQGEILGIAGDSGQGKSTLIQLLTGFITPVSGRVTRDRHWAGLAQRPHLFHATLRDNLLLGSQTTLTDVELESALCKVGLPIPNPLLPKGLDTQIGETNLGVSGGQAQRIALCRAMISGAKLWLLDEPTAALDADTRDNLLDAMLLHAKTHQITLIIASHDSEVLARCDRVVTIAHGRLEVRT, translated from the coding sequence GTGCAAGCGGATACCACTGATTCCGACACATTGTCCGTTGACTCGAGGCCGGCGTCCAAATCAGCGTCGGCCTCTTTTCTGGGACATATCAAGAAAGAGGCTAAGCCCTCGTTAAGGCTTTTTAGCTTGGCTGCTGCCATGGCGACTATCGGCACGGTGGCCTTTAGTGCTGCGGTTGCGCTGATCGTCGATGCCGCCATGCACGAGCAAACGCCGCCTGCCTGGCTATGGCTGCTGGGGATAGCTGGCATCGGCACGCGTCTTTTAGCCAACCTCTGGCGCGACCGCATTGCCCAGACACTCTCGGTCGCCGTGCGCACTCGTCTCAGAGACGAGCTTACCGCTCAAACCACGCAAAGCGGTCCTCATCTGCTGGCCCGTCAAGGCAACACCGCTTGGTGGGCACACCAGTGTCTCGAGCAAATTGATGCGCTGCATGGGTATCTGGCGCGCTACTTGCCAGCCAAGCAGGCAACGGCCATCATTCCCGTGATCATCATCGCGGTGACACTGGCCACAGACTGGATAGCCGGCTTGTTGATTCTGTTGGCCACACCCATCATCCCGATTTTTATGATCTTGATTGGTTGGGGCACAGAGAGCGTTCATCGGGCGCAGCAAGATCAACAAGCATCACTGGCGGCCCACTTGATGGACCGTCTACAAGCATTGCCCTGGCTGCGACGCATGGGTGCGATTAAACAAACCGAGCTTGGCGTTGAACAAGCTGCGCAGGACTATCGCAAGATTTCCATGCGGGTGCTGCGCGTGGCCTTTCTATCTTCAGCCACACTCGAGTTCTTTAGCGCTGTCTCCATTGGTCTGATGGCCATCTACATCGGTTTTGCGCTCATTGGGTTAGTCAGTTTTGGACCGGCTGACCAGATCACGCTGGCCACTGGTCTATTTATGTTGATGTTGGCACCAGAGTGCTTCATGCCGCTCAGACAACTAGCGCAGGCTCACCACGACATGAATGCGGCCAAAGCCAGTGCTGAGGTGTTGCAGCCATTGTTCTCTGATCTAGCCGGTCAAACTGCGCATACCCAAAACATGCCCCAAACCACATCCGAATCCCATCTATGGGCTGATACAGGCCAACCCGTTGCCGCACGCGTGGATAAGGTCACCGTGACTTGGCCTGACGCTCATACGCCAGTACTCGCTGACATCGATTTGATTGTTCCTCAAGGGGAGATCCTTGGCATTGCAGGTGACAGCGGTCAAGGCAAATCCACACTTATCCAGTTGTTGACAGGCTTTATTACGCCGGTCTCTGGCAGAGTCACCCGTGACAGACACTGGGCTGGGCTCGCTCAGCGTCCACACTTGTTTCACGCAACTTTGAGAGACAACTTACTGCTTGGCAGTCAAACGACGTTAACGGATGTAGAGCTGGAATCTGCGCTTTGCAAGGTAGGGCTACCGATACCCAATCCGCTGCTGCCAAAAGGGCTAGACACACAGATCGGCGAAACCAACCTGGGTGTCTCTGGCGGCCAAGCGCAACGCATCGCCCTGTGCCGGGCCATGATCAGTGGTGCAAAGCTTTGGCTACTCGATGAGCCCACCGCAGCCTTGGATGCTGACACCCGCGATAACTTGCTTGATGCCATGCTGCTGCACGCCAAAACACATCAAATCACACTCATCATCGCCAGCCATGACAGCGAAGTGTTAGCGCGCTGCGATCGGGTAGTCACCATCGCACACGGCCGGCTTGAGGTGCGTACATGA